The proteins below come from a single Dinghuibacter silviterrae genomic window:
- a CDS encoding class I SAM-dependent methyltransferase produces MERNPMKFDGSIAKSYDHHLGAFLFEPYATDLVGRIGVTGVSNILELACGTGIVTRHLIDRLFLTVELTATDINEEMLAIAQGKILAPNISWDAIDMSAIPYDDDLFDVVVCQFGLMFVPDKIKAVKEMHRVLKKGGKLLFNVWGNIADNPIWRIYSTVIKDFFPNAAQLTGPGPFSMSDEKKVLALLNEAGFTDHTVDAVQKTGVCETAAGAAEGFVLGTPLYHFIIKTDPLLLEKFQNTLEKAIISELGDLPARSPLHAWVFSAKK; encoded by the coding sequence ATGGAACGCAATCCAATGAAATTTGATGGTTCTATTGCAAAAAGCTATGACCACCACCTGGGCGCCTTTCTTTTTGAGCCCTACGCAACAGATTTGGTCGGCAGGATCGGTGTTACCGGCGTCTCCAATATATTGGAGCTCGCCTGCGGCACGGGCATTGTCACCCGACACCTGATCGATCGCTTGTTCTTGACAGTCGAACTAACCGCCACTGATATTAATGAGGAGATGCTCGCTATAGCCCAGGGCAAAATATTAGCCCCCAATATTTCCTGGGACGCGATCGATATGTCTGCCATTCCTTATGACGACGACCTGTTCGACGTCGTCGTTTGCCAATTCGGGCTGATGTTCGTGCCGGATAAAATTAAAGCCGTCAAGGAAATGCACAGGGTGCTGAAAAAGGGAGGAAAGTTGCTTTTCAATGTCTGGGGAAATATCGCAGACAACCCCATTTGGAGGATATATAGCACGGTCATAAAAGATTTCTTCCCCAACGCAGCACAACTGACTGGGCCCGGTCCTTTTTCGATGTCGGACGAAAAAAAGGTTTTGGCATTGCTAAACGAAGCGGGATTTACCGACCATACAGTTGACGCTGTGCAAAAAACAGGGGTTTGCGAGACCGCGGCCGGCGCCGCGGAAGGGTTTGTCCTGGGCACTCCCCTCTACCATTTCATTATAAAGACCGATCCTTTGTTGCTGGAAAAGTTTCAGAATACTTTGGAAAAGGCGATCATTTCCGAATTAGGCGACCTCCCTGCTCGCTCCCCACTTCATGCATGGGTGTTCAGCGCCAAAAAATAA